AAAATGATTCCCTTGAGAGGATAGCTGTTTTGTGTCATGGTACGGTATGATAAATCAATTTGTGGTTGTCTGACTAGTGGAGGAGAAAGTGATGGAATTTGCCCATACGGTTCGTGATCGTACGTTGTTGCTCAGGTCTCAGGTGGAATCGTTGCGATTCTCCAAAGATTACATTGTCTATGACCCCCTCGATTATGCCTGGAACCTGCATGAACAGTATATTTTACGATATCTTTGCCACCCAGTGAAAGCTATCTTCCTTGGAATGAACCCTGGTCCCTTCGGCATGGCACAGACAGGGGTGCCCTTTGGCGAAATCAATGCAGTGAAAACGTTCATGAAAATTGAAGGGGAGGTTGGAAAACCTTCTTTTGAACATCCTGCACGGCCGGTGAAAGGTCTTTCCATCCAACGGAGCGAAGTTAGCGGAAAGCGGCTCTGGGGGTTGCTGTCAGATCATTATGCTACTGCTGAACAATGTTTTGGGGAGGTTTCCGTATTGAACTATTGTCCCCTTGTCTTCATGGATAGGGGTCCCACAGGAAAAAACATTACCCCTGACAAACTTCCCAAGATTGAACGTCTTGCTTTGGAAACCATATGTGATAGCTATTTGTCGGATTTGGTTGTCCTGCTGGAGCCTACCTATTTGATAGGGGTCGGCAACTATGCAAAAGCAAAACTGATGAAAATCGCAGAATCACTTGGCACAGGTTGCAAGGTCGATTCCATTCTGCATCCAAGCCCGGGAAATCCTCTTGCCAACAAGGGGTGGGCTGAGAAAACCGAACAGAAATTGATAGATCTTGGGGTATGGGACGCGTAGGTACGCCAAGACGCTATGAATATTATATAACTTTTTTTTAAATGCCCCACTCTAAGTGTAGTAAAAAAAGAAAAAATATGCTATTAGACTAGGTATCTGAAAAAAACTTACTGGACAATATGGCAGGTGTTTGCTAACATTTGAAAATGGAATGCAAAATTTTTTGTCAGGCGTATGCAAAGATAAATTTACACCTTGCCGTAGGTTTGCCTGATGAAAGTGGGTATCACACAATAGAATCGATTTTTTCCAAAGTAGGGCTGTACGATTCGCTTGAGGTAAGCTATTCAGAAAGCCCTTTTTTTTCCATAGAGGTCAGGGGGCTCGAACAGTATTGTCTTCCTGGTATGGATACTCTCACGAAGGCTGCAAACCTTTGGTATGCGAAAAGCAAAGTCCCTTTTTCCATCCTGGTTGACTGTAAGAAGGTTATTCCAGTGAAGGCTGGATTGGGAGGGGGGTCCAGCGATGCTGCCTCGCTGTTGGCCGTCCTGCAACAAATTGCTGGTAAGAATGCTTTGGATTGTGAAGAACTGCAGCAAGTCGCCAGACAAGTAGGCAGTGATGTTCCGTTTTTCCTTTCGGGGTTTCCCAGCGCTCTGGTAAGGGGTAAGGGCGAGCTTGTCGAGAAAGTGAAGGTTCCTGAAAAGGAAGTTTTGCTGGTAATGCCGACCGGATTTGATATTTCTACGTCACAAGCCTACAAGGCTTTGGATGCGAGAAGGGAATCGGTCCCCTTGGTTGAGAGATATTCTCTTTCTTTTTTGCTTTCGCTGCTACAGAAAAATTGTTACACTTGGAATCATATGCTGTATAATGATTTTTCCCCATGTACTGGCCATACTGAATTCTATGATTCTTTGAATCGGCTTGCCTGCGAGTATTCGGGGTTTTACAGTTTGACAGGTAGCGGGGCCTGTTGGTTTTTTGTCAGTGAACAGAAAGATAAGCTCTTGCAATTGCAAGAAAAGATTACATTGTTGTTTGGTTCAAAGGTTCGAATGTGGCTTGCGCCATTGATGCAATAGGCGTTTCTTTTGAAAAGGGATTGCTTGCATTTGGGAGGTTGAAGTGGACATTTCAGAAGTACGTGTTCGAAAAGTTAATCAGAGTGGAAAACTCAAGGCCTATGTGA
The sequence above is a segment of the Sphaerochaeta pleomorpha str. Grapes genome. Coding sequences within it:
- a CDS encoding uracil-DNA glycosylase family protein; translation: MEFAHTVRDRTLLLRSQVESLRFSKDYIVYDPLDYAWNLHEQYILRYLCHPVKAIFLGMNPGPFGMAQTGVPFGEINAVKTFMKIEGEVGKPSFEHPARPVKGLSIQRSEVSGKRLWGLLSDHYATAEQCFGEVSVLNYCPLVFMDRGPTGKNITPDKLPKIERLALETICDSYLSDLVVLLEPTYLIGVGNYAKAKLMKIAESLGTGCKVDSILHPSPGNPLANKGWAEKTEQKLIDLGVWDA
- a CDS encoding 4-(cytidine 5'-diphospho)-2-C-methyl-D-erythritol kinase — protein: MECKIFCQAYAKINLHLAVGLPDESGYHTIESIFSKVGLYDSLEVSYSESPFFSIEVRGLEQYCLPGMDTLTKAANLWYAKSKVPFSILVDCKKVIPVKAGLGGGSSDAASLLAVLQQIAGKNALDCEELQQVARQVGSDVPFFLSGFPSALVRGKGELVEKVKVPEKEVLLVMPTGFDISTSQAYKALDARRESVPLVERYSLSFLLSLLQKNCYTWNHMLYNDFSPCTGHTEFYDSLNRLACEYSGFYSLTGSGACWFFVSEQKDKLLQLQEKITLLFGSKVRMWLAPLMQ